cacacacctgcccgCTGGTCGGAGCCCACAGACACAACGCAGGGATGTAGataacagagcagagagactcGGGGATGGTCAGGAGCAGAAAGCTGGAGCTGCTGTCGCGGCTCCCAGCCATACCAACAACACTCAGGTGAGAAAGCTTCCACTATATTGCATTCGTGTAAGaagttaaaatgtattattattattttttgtagtCAAAATatgattaaagggatagttcaccgaacaattaaaattcactcaccactatgccgatggaaggctgggtgaagtgtttgagtcaacactTTGGGATTCTccggggtaaacagtgttgcatcTGAAatgaccccttcttcagacgtaataaaacaagagaaaaaaacccacaacatgcctccatactgctcgtgtggtttcatccaagtgtccgcaagccccgacattcatattcgacttgaaacggcGTCCTTTACACTAGGGCTGCACAATACTAGAAAAACATGTGATATGCGATAACGTTGTTTAATATCGcaatgacgatatgacttgcgataaataaacataaacattccCTGGCTACGGACGCAGAGACCAAagacagctccacagccggGTGAAGGTGCACAGCCTGGCTGCAGCGCCTCCAAGTCCggggcagacaccagggagccatgcacagctccactatgtCCACCTATAGTGTTAATTTGGGGTctgttcatacatgtttggaccgtgaAAAGTTAGCGGCTCTGTCAGTAGTTTACTGCTCCTCTCGGTGTCTATCATTCGCACTGTGCGCCGCGCCAACCGTGTCAAGTCAAACCCACCATCTCCTCTGGCTCTACATACATTTACCAAGTTTacaaagtctgttgtttttacccagtctaagtttgcgcgtgtgtgtgcgcgagaaaggaaagtatcgatcattatgtgacgatcagtgttaatattgtggcCACTTTTAAGATAAGTCAGGTCTCATGGAAGAATTATCTGGTACACTCTACATGCTGTGGTCTGAGCTAGAATCATGTCATCTACTTACTTTACTTCAATgaggggggagaaggggagTTGTTGAAACCCTGCCAGAGTTCACCTTTGAATCCACTGCTCTCAGATATCCAACTAATCTCCAGTACCTCTAAGGCCTGAGGGAGGGAATATTCCTCTCTGGAcgataaaaactaaatttctttccttgttttttGTTCAGGTGGAGGAGAAACGAAACCAGTCGTCAGACAGGTCTGGAGCAACAGCACATGGCCATGAAAACCAACCAGCAGCTCCTGTCAGCACCAGTGACTGTCTAAAACCTGACTGCTTCAACAATGAAGTGGAACCAGAGGAAAAGCCAGAGAAAAGTCCTGTTGAGCAGGAATCGGAGCAGGAATCGGAGCAGGAATCGGAGCAGGAAACTCCGATCCGCCTGCAGCTCGGATCAAGAGAGACGGAACCCGTACCAACTGTTGACATGGCTGCCAAACGAGACCAGTCACCCGGTGGTGCCCAGAGGCAGGGCAGCTGTGacggagaggagaagagggaccAGTCGAAGGAGGAGCCCTCGCTGGAAATTAAGCAACAGGAAGGTGTGTTGAGAAGGTTGTGATGTAGAAAGCCTTGGGGTTGGATTGTAAGTTTTTGTGTTGAAATTGTTGTGATCTTAtaccgtgtttgtgtgtgtctgtaactaCCTTTAAATAGCTTTCAGTGGTTGGTAGAACAGCAAAATTCTTCCAAACATATGACCCTGATTTTAATCCAAGAAGGATCATCTTTACCAAAAATTATAATCCAGacacattttttgtcttttgttttccagCCCCAGAGCCAATGGTTAACCTCCAATTGGTGAAGAGTGATTCGTATGAGAAGGGCACCGATCTGATGGTGGTTAATGTCTACATGAAGGGAATCTGCAGGGAAACAGCCAAGGTCATCTTCAGGGAACAGGACTTCACCCTCATCTTCCAGACATGGTAGtaaatgtgtttacacattAATAATCCACTtattgtccctttttttttgtgtgcacgTTTTCATGTCATAAAACAACAACCAGTGACTAACAGATGTTCTTCTCTGTCGTCCTCTTTCAGTGATGCTAATTTTCTGCGGCTTAATTCCGACTGTGGAGCCAACACAGTTTTCAAGTGGCAAGTCAAACTCAGGTAAGAGTTGCAGTGACTGTAGCCGACATGTggttgttttgaaaatgattttcaaACTTAGTATTTAATTGAGCAGTGAGGagagatgttttcagtttagttGTGTGAACTGTagatttaaagaaaatggaACGCCAAAACTCtaacacacaaaatatataattgacTGACCTAGGATCACAGTTCACTATGTACCAATCTGTTCCTTTTATTGCAAACTTGACTCGGATGTGAGTTGACTGAGACATTAATCGTGTTTCTTGTGGAAACTTGTGAAAGTCATCAGGACCTTGATTTAGGGTCCAGCATGTAGTATTTAATGGAATATATTGACAGCAATggtaaataacaataattatgttttcattactgtACAATCACCTTAAACTAAGAATCAGTGTATTTTTTACCTTCGAATGTATAGAGGTGTGGAATTTCTtgattcttagatgcatcgtGATGCGGAcatggacgactctgcatcgattaataactaaatacatgtgatggTCAGTTTTTGTGTGAAAAGGGACATTCATTATTTTAGCAGTGTTCCACCCCTGAATAATTATGACCACCACTGCATCAGgatcaggacaaacacacattaaaggTCAGGTCGCCCTGTACCGTGTTTCTGTCGGAGTCAGCTTGATgcagtaaaggctataatcagagtttgtccttttaactcttaggtgcagcacacacgcctaaactgaatgaatgaatgtcaaatcattGTGAAAAGCACTGACCACTGTTgtagtctgttttttttttttgatttattaaaaaactaattttgtaaattacagcacaatTGTAACAACGgtaacagtctataatactttttaaagcactttctaaataaaaaaggagTTCATATTTatctgactgattttattaactgatgaaaaagcagccatgtgcagtaatgtagaaaattgtgcatgtgatacattgaaatgcatcgaGATTTTTCTCCATCCACATGCTTCAGGAACCTAATCCAGCCTGAGCAGTGCAGCTACTCGTTCACCCCGTCCCGGCTGGACATCACTCTGAAGAAGAGACACAGCCAGCGCTGGGGGGGTCTGGAGGCCCCTGCTCCACAAGGTCTGATGCCAGGCTTCTATTTGTCAACACTgtacagtttttcattttttatgtgtGGTGAAATAATACACTCTTGCAACAACATTCTTGAGcggctttcagacatgaactgaactcctAAGATCCTCCGTATATTCTCTCTGCAGAGAATCTTCCACTGTgatgtacatgtgtgaaaggcaaactctgggtgaACAAAATTCTCTGTACTTAACCCGCAGGTCATTCTCCGGAAAATGGCTTCGGTCAATctcaaacatgaaaatgaaatatgaaaagcaACATACACTACCTTACCTACACAActttaaaatcataattttaaaGCTAAAACATTTGCTTCAGTCAGTATCTCAATGTCAAAGAGCCACTGTTCTcctcacacagacaggtgacCTCTATGCCTGACTGTCTGAACCAGAGGTTGTTCGGGTGCCATGGTATATGTTCtccttgtgtgtatttgtttactttgtgtgcGTTTCAGTGGCTCTCAGTGACAGGAATTTGAACTCTGTAACTTAGCCAGTAAGTAGATATGGGTGCCAGTCTGTTCTGCTAAACTTAAGTTGGTTGCAGACGCAGACCCCAAGATTACTTGAGAGCTTAGATGGGGTTCTAAATGGGATTTGATGAAgatatttcttcttttaactGTTTATGTTAGCGGTCCATAATGCAACATTATTCAGATGAGCTAAActttcaaaaacataaaaatgtgcaCAAGAAAATCTTATAATTCAAAGTACAGAGAGAATTCCAGTGATAAAAAGATATTGAATGTATATTTACTTGAACATTTAGTACCAAATTACATTTCTAATCAGGGAACCTTCAAGGTAATTATTTGCAAGTAACTGATCTACTAAGTGCCAGTTAAGCCAATCGTTACACAAGTGTCTTTCAGACAGATGCAGTTTTCATTTTCCCCTCCAGCGTCCATGTACTTTAAATAGCAAATTTACGTTCTCTCATTGCAGCACCCATGGGTGTTTTTGTCTTAAAATGAGCAGTGGTCAAGTACATTGTTGACGCACTGTAATCTTGGGACAGATAAAAGGGATTGTGCTTCCCACCAACACAgacctggtctgaagtcagtggcATAGTATTTCACTCTTATTTTACGGTACATTGTCAAGACACTGATACGtgtacaaagacacacaaattCCTGCTTGGACACAAAGGGGATAcggtttcctctgcagagaagaattcatttatttcctgtgAAATCAGCCTCTCTAATATCAATCTGCCAAGTGCACCTGGCTGTTAAAGGAAACGGGTGATGTTACACTAATCAGCTTATTGGTTAGCAAACATTTTGTCTGCTGTTAACCTAGCAAAGTGGACTATGGAAACGGCCTCAATGCACTTGCACTATGAGCGTAGATTGTTAAAATTTCCCTGTTGGTATTCTTCTCCTAACTACAAGCTCCATTCTCCTTTGTTGAAGGTGCAGTGGGTGGCGCCAAAGTTGCTGTGCCCTCCAGCCCGGCCTGCATGGACAAAAGCCAGCCAGGCAGCAGCCAGCACAGCCTCCCAACCAAGGAGGAGCCGCCGAGGGTCGGGGAGGAGAAACCCAAGGCCTCGTCCAGAATGGAGGATGGTGGTCTGGATACCGTGGCTCCTCGCACAGTCTCTGAGCATGTTGCTATTACCAAGCCAGAGCCCACGGTTACTACGGTGAGTCACAATATAAATAATCGCCCAAACCAAACGGGTAATGAAGATGACGAAATGTGGCAAAGGAAAACACTACAGATTTTCCCAACTTTTTTTGGTCTTGTTAGTATGGTTACTTGTTATCATTATCTAATTGGAAGAATGGGTGTGTCTTTATATTTCCTGTCTCAGCCCAAGCCTACCTGCATGGTGCAGCCTATGACACATGCACCTCCTGCTAGCAATGAGCggcatgaggaagaggaggagaagaaggtgtGCCTGCCTGGTTTTACAGGACTGGTCAACCTTGGCAACACCTGCTTCATGAACAGTGTTATCCAATCCCTGTCCAACACCAGAGAACTCAGGGATTACTTCCATGGTAACTGCTCTATTTGACTATGACCCGAAAAAGGTTATTATTGGTAATTCTTTTGCCATTCTGTAATAAGTCAATCTCCTGTTGAccaaacacaatatttattgtATCTGCCAAAAAGACACCCTTTTATTTTATCAGAAATTTAACATTTGATATTGTTGTGCCACATTGATTCTGTCAGTTActtatacttttatttacaaaaatcaGCTACAGTTTCTGCAATTTAAGCATTTAAAGCATTGAGATAAAAGCTTAAAAATCTTAATATATTTCCACATGAAGTAATTTGAAATGTTACTATGATGATTTTTCATGCGTCACTGTTCATCAGTGTCTATGGCCCTTGGGTTGCTGTCTGGTTCTGTTGGGTTAtgcctgtgttttctgtgcccCTGCAGATCGAGCATTTGAAGCAGAAATCAACTGCAGTAATCCGCTGGGAACAGGAGGCAGGCTAGCCATTGGCTTTGCAGTGCTGCTCAGGGCCCTTTGGAAAGGAACACACCATGCCTTCCAACCCTCAAAGCTCAAGGTACACAAGGACCACCTTGAGGTTTAGTAtatatgaaatacatttaaaatatatctcCTTTTCTGACTAAGAACTGATTGATTTCAAAGAGTTACAACACATCTGATTTTGACTGCATGgatcacattttcaacatttactTTTCCCTCACAGGAAACATTCATTCCGAACATAGCAAGCCAGTTtgatcagtgttttcatttcccctttCATTTCTCGGTGTTTGCAGGCGATTGTTGCCAGCAAAGCCAGTCAGTTTACGGGTTACGCCCAGCACGATGCTCAGGAGTTCATGGCTTTCTTGCTGGATGGGCTCCACGAGGACTTGAACCGCATCCAGAATAAGCCATATACAGAGACGGTCGACTCTGACGGACGTCTGGACGAAGTACGTGTAGGTTCTCACCTGCATTCTCAAATGCAATATTGTTGTTGATAAATGTGTTCATGTCAGTTATATTTGACACAATCCTTTACTCAAGGTAttttgtgtgttggtgcaggTGGTGGCAGAAGAGGCATGGCAGAGGCACAAGATGAGGAACGACTCCTTTATAGTTGATCTTTTCCAAGGCCAGTTCAAATCCAAGCTGGTTTGCCCCACATGCTCCAAGGTAAAACATTGCCACACAATGCTCTTGATTTAGTTTTTGCCTTGTTACGATGACTAACCTGACTGCCCTTTACATTTCTCTTGTTTAGGTGTCAATCACCTTTGACCCTTCCTCCTACCTCCCAGTCCCATTGCCGCAGAAACAAAAAGGTGCTGTCCGTTTTCTACTTTGCTAAGGAACCACATAAAAAACCTATCAAGGtaagataaaaaataacttttttctaGTCTTTGCTTaagaatataatttaaaaaggaaacatcAACAAATCTTACGTGTGATGCAGGTTTTTAATTAACcttttgtatatgtgtgtgtagtttttggTTAGTGTGAGCAAGGAGAACTCCAGCACTTTTGAAGTCCTGGAATCCATTTCCAGGAGCGTGAGGGTCAAACCAGAGAACCTGAGATTGGCAGAGGTGAGATATTTAACTATATTCATTTTCAGTGGATTAACCTCGCCGACAGAAATGTTCATGATTGGACTGAAAATTGGACCCCACTCCTCTCAGGTTGGGAAGAACCGCTTCCACCGCATGTTCCTGCCATCCCATTCCCTGGACACGGTGTCCTCTTCTGACATGCTGTTCTGCTTTGAGGTGCTATCCAAAGAGCTGGCCAAAGAGAGAGTGGTTTTGCTCAGAGTACAACAGgtaataagaaaacacattgtCACTGTACCTTCAACAgcacattaaaatacatcagAGCTTGCCGATATTGAAAGGGCTTTCATTTCCCTCTGTTTGCAGAAACTCCAGGTCCCTAATATCCCCATCTCAAAGTGTGCTGCCTGCCTGAAGCCTCCAGTGTCTGAGGAGGACAAACTGAAGCGGTGCACTCGCTGCTATCGTGTGGGCTACTGCAATCAGTGAGTCCTCCCTGAAAATGTCACCTCTGGCTTGCTCAAGATATACACCACAAGGAATATAtcactttgttttaaattaaatccatTCCTCCTCCCAGAGTATGTCAGAGGACCCACTGGCCCAATCACAAGGGTCTCTGTCGACCCAACACGGAGCATGTGGGCCTGCCCTTCCTGGCCAGCGTGCCAGAGTCTCGGCTCTCCTATGCCCGCCTCACTCAGCTTCTAGAGGGCTACTCCAGGTACGTGGTCTAAATTACGGTTCGCTGTGCTTACATCATGTAAAATGGCACATATGTAGTTGTTAGGAGGGCTTGGTAAGATATTTGCTATGACTTAACCTTTATACAGCCCATTTTAGTCATGAGCTTTATTGCATAAATGTTATGGTAGTTGTCTGAAATTGTTATATAAGCAATTTTACAAGTTTCTAGACCTACAAATATTcctttaatgttttctgttaGACACAAGTCTGAGTAGGCTGTCAGCTCATGGTGTAATGCTGGTCttgtttgcctttttaaaaGCACCTTAATAACTAAACTGTCAGTAATCATCTCTTAAGTACAAGATATTTGTGGAATAAACACTTAAACTCCCGCCAGTTTTACTTTGTGACTACATTTCTCTCATGTCAGATTAGTATGTAAAACAAATTTCCCCTCAAAAGATGTACAGAAATAAACCTTGTAACCAGACATGCACACTACAAAACTGCAGATATACAGAATGTGCAAGTCCCAGCTCAATGTATGTTATTCAATTACTGCATTACcgtgttgtggttgtggttctCTCTGGGCAGATTTTCCGTCAACGTGTTTCAGCCTCCTTTCCAGTCAGGCAGGACATCCCCTGAGTCATCCCAGTGCAGAGCAGACCTCCCCCCAATGCCAGCGGCCTCATCTGATGGTGTTGGGTCTGGGGATGAAGCCATGGGTGGGAGCAGTCCTGTAGGAGCAGGTGACGTGGAGCTGGAGAGCCCCTCTCTGCTGCCTGAATCCCAGGCAGAGTTCGGCCTTGCCTCAGCCCCCCACTCTGTGGAGGCAGAGTCCCTCTCGTCCTCCCAGACCTCTCTCTCCACCACGCGAACCTCAGATTCAGGATTCTCTGAGCCAGTCACTAcaacttcctgctgctctctggaCCCTCATGCTGAAAAAGAGACGTCGTGTGAGAAGGCCGTGCGGCCAGAAGGTGAGAATTCAACATACAGATACTCCAGTGTTActgttattttgtatatttttcagtttttttttgcatcagcTTAAAGCTTTTCTTCTCACTTTTTGCAGCTGCAGTAACGGGGTACCAGCAACCAAGTGAGACAGCATCAGGTCATGCCAGTCAGTTCTACATCTCTCTGCTGGACTCTAACAACAAAGAACAGAGGCTGGATGAGAAAGGTACAAACACAATCCTCTTCAGTATTTTCTATATTAGTGAATTTTCCAAAATTGCATGTTGGACTGTAATGCTCACGTGTCATGTTGAGACAGTCAGAGAGGTGTTGATTTACTGTAGTGAGGCTCAAGATGCAGCAGGGAGCTTTTCATATCCCCATCTTTGCGTGGGATATGAGCTGTTTTTGCTGCGTCGACTCCTGCTCCTAGACATGAAATCCAACACAACAGcattattttctcctcctccccccctctgcaGAGGACTTGCTCGCTGACCTCCCTGAAGACGTGACCTTGGAGCTGGTATGGAAAAACAACGAACGCCTGAAGGAGTACGTGCTGGTGAGCTCTAAGGAGCTGGACTACGAGGAGGATCCCGGCTCTCTGAGTGAGACAGCGAGAGCTGGACACTTCACCCTGGAGCAGTGCCTTAACCTCTTTACCAAGCCTGAGGTGCTGGCACCAGAGGAGGCATGGTAGgggtctttatttgtttttaaaaaaatgttttaaatattcggctgtctctgtcagtctgttaTCCATCTTGTTTCCTACTGTCTAAGGTCACATTGTTGTAGTTGCAtatttaaactattaaaaactgtgtttttaaggtACTGTCCAAATGCCAGCAGCACCGATGAGGCctccaaacagctgctgctgtggcgtCTGCCCAACGTTCTGATCATCCAGCTCAAACGCTTCTCCTTCAGGAGCTTCATCTGGAGGGATAAGATCAATGACATGGTGGACTTCCCCGTCAGGTATACACACACTAAAAAATTAACTGGACACATCAACCACTTACTCATTGAAATCTTTCTAAACAAAATCATCTCAATTTAGTTGATTTTTGATGTAAAAACCTGTAAATACCTGCTGAACTTTAATCATTGTGTTCACATGTTGTTCTTGTCCTGTAGGAATCTGGACCTGAGTAAGTTCTGTATAGGGCAGAAGGATGAGATGCAACAACCTCCTATCTATGACTTATATGCAGTCATCAACCACTACGGTGGAATGATAGGTGGCCACTACACAGCCTACGCTCGCCTGCCAAGCGACAAGAACAGCCAGCGCAGTGATGTTGGTGAGTGGGCAGTCAACTAAGTTTAA
The sequence above is drawn from the Hippoglossus hippoglossus isolate fHipHip1 chromosome 7, fHipHip1.pri, whole genome shotgun sequence genome and encodes:
- the usp19 gene encoding LOW QUALITY PROTEIN: ubiquitin carboxyl-terminal hydrolase 19 (The sequence of the model RefSeq protein was modified relative to this genomic sequence to represent the inferred CDS: deleted 2 bases in 2 codons); the protein is MASSGGTGMAGSETAGRRGGAQQRGGSGRDGCSDLSSSTSKKKQKDRANQESREAKRAAAAAAAVVDGVIAEVKKDVFVDWKQNVNEVTVRLRCGEGVQRVEDINTTFTDTHCHVCFPDGRQWSCQLQEEIEASCSRVQYKEKGGFLHVIMHKKIPFHIWPSLKSNKKEKEAAPTETKNDKALEIMPVALESSETHKLSSPQPQLHPLPPSLPAHSESRLGGGKTERGVKRCMKNKPACDKATVDTVGVKCEAGDGSATTNKPVTITRGEQQPQEPSAKRTIVHQPKTTNEATASADNGAQSIKSDGKASHTHLPAGRSPQTQRRDVDNRAERLGDGQEQKAGAAVAAPSHTNNTQVEEKRNQSSDRSGATAHGHENQPAAPVSTSDCLKPDCFNNEVEPEEKPEKSPVEQESEQESEQESEQETPIRLQLGSRETEPVPTVDMAAKRDQSPGGAQRQGSCDGEEKRDQSKEEPSLEIKQQEAPEPMVNLQLVKSDSYEKGTDLMVVNVYMKGICRETAKVIFREQDFTLIFQTCDANFLRLNSDCGANTVFKWQVKLRNLIQPEQCSYSFTPSRLDITLKKRHSQRWGGLEAPAPQGAVGGAKVAVPSSPACMDKSQPGSSQHSLPTKEEPPRVGEEKPKASSRMEDGGLDTVAPRTVSEHVAITKPEPTVTTPKPTCMVQPMTHAPPASNERHEEEEEKKVCLPGFTGLVNLGNTCFMNSVIQSLSNTRELRDYFHDRAFEAEINCSNPLGTGGRLAIGFAVLLRALWKGTHHAFQPSKLKAIVASKASQFTGYAQHDAQEFMAFLLDGLHEDLNRIQNKPYTETVDSDGRLDEVVAEEAWQRHKMRNDSFIVDLFQGQFKSKLVCPTCSKVSITFDPSSYLPVPLPQKQKVLSVFYFAKEPHKKPIKFLVSVSKENSSTFEVLESISRSVRVKPENLRLAEVGKNRFHRMFLPSHSLDTVSSSDMLFCFEVLSKELAKERVVLLRVQQKLQVPNIPISKCAACLKPPVSEEDKLKRCTRCYRVGYCNQVCQRTHWPNHKGLCRPNTEHVGLPFLASVPESRLSYARLTQLLEGYSRFSVNVFQPPFQSGRTSPESSQCRADLPPMPAASSDGVGSGDEAMGGSSPVGAGDVELESPSLLPESQAEFGLASAPHSVEAESLSSSQTSLSTTRTSDSGFSEPVTTTSCCSLDPHAEKETSCEKAVRPEAAVTGYQQPSETASGHASQFYISLLDSNNKEQRLDEKEDLLADLPEDVTLELVWKNNERLKEYVLVSSKELDYEEDPGSLSETARAGHFTLEQCLNLFTKPEVLAPEEAWYCPNASSTDEASKQLLLWRLPNVLIIQLKRFSFRSFIWRDKINDMVDFPVRNLDLSKFCIGQKDEMQQPPIYDLYAVINHYGGMIGGHYTAYARLPSDKNSQRSDVGWRLFDDSTVTMVEESQVVTRYAYVLFYRRRNSPVERPPRFHRPVGAESPSAAGATASQASLIWRELEQEEEGLDEGPRRLFRSALWRPQKSRNREEEDKDRTEGAGRRHRGQRMSEFPDDDCVRYFVLGTLTAVLALLVNLLYPLLYKAN